In the genome of Massilibacillus massiliensis, one region contains:
- a CDS encoding FtsK/SpoIIIE family DNA translocase, producing the protein MKYELLGIFFTTVGVISFISLIGFNVGPVGKVLAKIQEYMFGIGAIIIPIIIITLGIRYICKQTAIIYSLKFFGILFLYIDLLTIYHHFSVIPGQEILPEYLCDGGGLVGGFILFTLRKFFGVDGTIVILFSIALGSILLSTTWSLATGILKTKKHTMSGVKAAKDTIASTYDRVIEADIFHRNTDENTSFYDQEEDKRFEKLEAIKINEDNIHREEETLGFDVNYAVDVESNSEKTVASEKIELSSEAVDMQNETINSAILSDDYKIPDIATILKKVSKSKNSKLSKELAANARILEDTLESFNVKAKIVNACNGPAVTRYELEPAAGVKVSKIVNLADDLALKLAAPGVRIEAPIPGKAAIGIEVPNKELSGVHLREVLEAPDFTNAKSKLSVGLGIDIGGKAIVADLAKMPHLLVAGATGSGKSVCINTLITSILFKAKPEEVKFVLIDPKMVELSNYNGIPHLMVPVVTDSKKAASVLNWAVQEMEKRYAMFAANGVRDMERYNNSTDSEKMPAVVIIIDELADLMMVAPVDVEDAICRLAQKARAAGIHLVLATQRPSVDVITGIIKANIPSRISFSVSSQIDSRTILDMSGAEKLLGKGDMLYYPIGAAKPVRVQGAFISDSEVETLIDFIKTQGEPIENEEIIKFTENALSNEAVDTNKQEASDELLESAINLVLETGNASVSMLQRRFRIGYTRAGRLIDTMEEMRIVGPNAGSKAREILMTSEQVYNTYFNK; encoded by the coding sequence ATGAAGTATGAATTGCTTGGAATTTTTTTTACAACTGTTGGAGTTATTTCTTTTATTAGTCTGATTGGCTTTAACGTAGGCCCAGTTGGAAAAGTTTTAGCAAAAATACAGGAATATATGTTTGGAATTGGGGCGATCATAATTCCTATTATCATTATTACACTTGGGATAAGATATATATGTAAACAAACTGCAATCATATATTCTCTTAAATTTTTTGGTATTCTTTTTTTATATATTGACCTATTGACAATATATCATCATTTTTCTGTAATTCCAGGACAAGAAATTTTACCTGAGTATTTATGTGATGGCGGCGGACTTGTAGGTGGATTTATTCTTTTTACATTGCGTAAATTTTTTGGTGTTGATGGAACTATTGTTATTCTTTTTTCTATAGCATTAGGTTCAATTCTATTATCTACGACTTGGTCCTTGGCAACAGGAATTTTAAAAACAAAAAAGCATACAATGAGTGGTGTAAAGGCAGCAAAAGATACGATTGCCAGTACCTATGATCGGGTAATAGAAGCAGATATTTTTCATCGAAATACCGATGAAAATACTTCTTTTTATGATCAAGAAGAAGATAAGCGTTTTGAAAAATTAGAAGCAATAAAGATAAATGAAGATAATATACACCGTGAAGAGGAAACTTTAGGATTTGATGTAAATTACGCCGTTGATGTGGAATCAAATTCAGAAAAAACTGTTGCTTCTGAAAAAATAGAACTAAGTTCAGAGGCGGTAGATATGCAGAATGAAACCATAAATTCTGCAATATTAAGCGATGATTATAAAATTCCTGATATAGCAACGATTTTGAAAAAAGTTAGTAAAAGTAAAAATTCCAAATTATCTAAAGAACTTGCCGCAAATGCTAGAATATTAGAAGATACATTGGAAAGTTTTAATGTAAAAGCTAAAATAGTGAATGCTTGCAATGGACCTGCTGTAACGAGATATGAATTAGAACCTGCTGCAGGAGTTAAAGTTAGCAAAATTGTTAATTTAGCCGATGATCTTGCATTAAAGCTTGCTGCACCAGGGGTTCGTATAGAAGCTCCGATTCCAGGTAAAGCAGCCATTGGTATTGAAGTTCCGAATAAAGAATTATCAGGTGTACATTTGAGAGAAGTATTGGAAGCGCCTGATTTTACTAATGCAAAGTCAAAACTTTCTGTGGGATTGGGGATCGATATCGGCGGAAAAGCGATTGTTGCTGATTTAGCGAAAATGCCGCATCTGCTTGTAGCTGGTGCAACTGGTTCAGGAAAAAGTGTATGTATTAATACCTTAATTACAAGTATTCTCTTTAAAGCCAAACCTGAGGAAGTAAAATTTGTATTGATTGACCCTAAGATGGTTGAATTATCTAATTATAATGGTATTCCGCATTTAATGGTACCGGTGGTGACAGATTCGAAAAAAGCTGCTTCTGTGTTAAATTGGGCAGTACAGGAAATGGAAAAAAGGTATGCAATGTTTGCTGCCAATGGCGTTCGTGATATGGAGCGCTATAATAATAGTACTGATTCTGAAAAAATGCCGGCTGTCGTTATTATTATTGATGAGTTAGCTGATTTGATGATGGTAGCACCAGTTGATGTAGAAGATGCAATTTGTCGTTTAGCACAAAAAGCTCGAGCTGCAGGCATTCATTTGGTATTAGCAACGCAACGTCCCTCTGTTGATGTTATCACGGGTATCATAAAAGCAAATATTCCATCTAGAATATCTTTTTCGGTGTCATCACAAATTGACTCTCGAACAATTCTTGATATGAGTGGTGCAGAAAAATTATTAGGTAAGGGTGATATGCTCTATTACCCTATAGGTGCCGCTAAGCCAGTTCGCGTGCAAGGGGCATTTATTAGTGATAGTGAAGTAGAAACTTTAATTGATTTTATAAAAACACAGGGAGAACCTATAGAAAATGAAGAAATTATTAAATTTACTGAAAACGCTTTGAGTAACGAGGCTGTAGATACTAACAAACAAGAAGCAAGTGACGAATTATTGGAAAGTGCAATAAATTTAGTATTAGAAACAGGCAATGCTTCTGTATCAATGTTACAACGAAGATTTAGAATTGGTTATACTAGAGCTGGAAGATTAATTGACACAATGGAAGAGATGCGTATTGTTGGTCCTAATGCAGGTAGCAAGGCTCGAGAAATTTTAATGACAAGTGAACAAGTATATAATACATATTTTAATAAATGA
- a CDS encoding ribonuclease H1 domain-containing protein, protein MGVKKYYAVKNGREPGIYRTWDACKQQIHGYPGALYKSFATEMEAHQYINGIEKDNSTLDTREDSYDIYVDGSFSNNVYSWGFAVFHLGELIHTANGIGEDQEAISTRNVAGELEATMNAVKWAAMNDLKHIVIHHDYIGISEWAEKRWRTNNQVTKNYAEFMKSYQNLVDFKKVTGHTGVIGNELADKLAKEALGIKK, encoded by the coding sequence ATGGGAGTAAAAAAGTATTATGCTGTTAAAAATGGACGTGAACCTGGAATTTACCGCACCTGGGATGCTTGTAAACAACAAATTCATGGATATCCAGGTGCGCTGTATAAAAGTTTTGCAACAGAAATGGAAGCCCATCAATATATAAACGGAATAGAAAAAGATAATAGTACGCTTGATACACGTGAAGATAGCTATGATATTTATGTTGATGGAAGTTTTTCAAACAATGTTTATAGCTGGGGATTTGCGGTATTTCACTTAGGTGAATTAATCCATACTGCAAATGGAATCGGCGAAGACCAAGAGGCTATTTCGACCCGAAATGTTGCCGGCGAGTTAGAAGCAACGATGAATGCTGTCAAATGGGCGGCAATGAATGATTTAAAGCATATCGTTATTCATCATGATTATATTGGTATCTCCGAATGGGCAGAAAAGAGGTGGAGAACAAATAATCAAGTGACAAAAAATTATGCCGAATTTATGAAATCGTATCAAAATCTTGTTGATTTTAAAAAAGTAACTGGTCATACTGGCGTCATAGGAAATGAATTAGCTGATAAGTTAGCCAAAGAAGCTCTTGGGATAAAAAAATAG
- a CDS encoding amidohydrolase, translated as MTKYLLKNATVLMENGMVQEADILIENDTIETIGSIDEKGAFDRVINCTNKLVIPGLVNTHTHAAMTLLRSYADDMQLMDWLENKIWPVEAKMKSDDIYWGSMLAIAEMIKTGTTTFADMYSEMHRVGDAVAETGIRGVLSRGMIGIAPNGQKALQENIALYNSYHNAADNRITVMFGPHAPYTCPPEFLCQVAEAAQKVGAEIHIHLSETLGEVENCVKQYKKSPIALMEDTGILDCGVLAAHCVHLSDADIALMKKYNVRVAHNPGSNMKLASGIAPVPKMLDADICVGLGTDGTSSNNNLDMFEELNLATLLHKVNTLDPLVIPALTGVKMATEYGAKAVGLGSTIGKISKGYKADIALIDMNHLQWYPRHDIISLLAYSANSSHVDTVFVNGKILLENGKLTTIDEERILYEVTTRAANLVK; from the coding sequence TATGGTTCAAGAAGCTGATATTCTAATTGAGAACGATACGATTGAAACGATCGGCTCTATAGATGAAAAGGGTGCTTTTGATAGAGTTATAAATTGTACTAATAAATTGGTGATTCCTGGTTTGGTTAACACACATACGCACGCTGCAATGACACTACTTCGTAGCTATGCAGATGATATGCAATTAATGGACTGGCTCGAAAATAAGATTTGGCCTGTAGAGGCAAAAATGAAAAGTGATGATATTTATTGGGGCAGTATGTTAGCAATAGCAGAGATGATTAAGACCGGGACGACGACTTTTGCAGATATGTATTCAGAGATGCATCGAGTTGGAGATGCTGTTGCTGAGACCGGAATCCGTGGGGTCTTATCTCGAGGGATGATTGGCATCGCTCCAAATGGACAAAAAGCATTACAAGAAAACATCGCATTATACAATTCATATCATAACGCAGCAGATAATAGAATTACGGTTATGTTTGGACCTCATGCTCCGTATACATGTCCACCAGAGTTTTTGTGCCAAGTGGCTGAAGCTGCACAAAAAGTTGGTGCTGAAATCCACATTCATTTATCAGAAACTCTAGGTGAGGTTGAAAATTGTGTAAAGCAATATAAAAAGTCACCTATTGCTTTAATGGAAGATACGGGAATATTAGATTGTGGTGTACTTGCAGCACATTGTGTTCATTTATCAGATGCCGATATTGCACTTATGAAAAAGTATAATGTTCGCGTTGCGCATAATCCTGGAAGTAATATGAAATTAGCAAGTGGTATTGCACCTGTTCCTAAAATGTTAGATGCTGATATATGTGTTGGATTAGGTACAGATGGAACATCCAGTAATAATAACTTGGATATGTTTGAAGAATTAAATTTAGCGACCTTGTTGCACAAAGTAAATACTTTAGACCCTTTGGTGATTCCTGCTTTGACTGGTGTGAAAATGGCTACAGAATATGGTGCAAAAGCTGTTGGATTAGGTAGTACTATAGGAAAAATATCTAAAGGATATAAAGCTGACATCGCATTGATAGATATGAATCATCTTCAATGGTATCCAAGGCATGATATCATATCTTTGCTTGCATATTCTGCAAACTCAAGTCATGTTGATACAGTGTTTGTTAACGGAAAAATTTTACTTGAAAATGGAAAACTGACTACGATTGATGAAGAACGTATTTTATACGAAGTGACTACTCGGGCTGCAAATTTAGTGAAATAA
- a CDS encoding patatin-like phospholipase family protein has product MIVRTRKTYKPKIGLALSGGGIRGLTHIGVLKALVSNGIKIDFISGTSAGAVIAALFACGYTTYQMEELAKKIKTTDLIDLRITVSDLFKYGIQSLVGSDARFWSTIPNGIVKGDRIERYFNTLWNSRTVKETNIPLSITAVDINTADTVFFTTPFKKKYQVMNTRYYHNITLTDAVRSSISIPGVFFPKRYQDMSLVDGAVKNNLPTDILHHMGADIIIAVDLGYNGHFVNNLRSVGEIVMQCIDIMNREVTLLKAEKYANIIIRPEVFDVNYKDIKQAMEAIIRGEEATRCKIPEIIEQIYNYSIQ; this is encoded by the coding sequence ATGATTGTGCGAACGAGAAAAACATATAAACCGAAAATAGGGCTAGCATTAAGTGGCGGAGGCATAAGAGGATTAACGCATATTGGTGTTTTAAAAGCTTTAGTTAGTAATGGGATCAAAATTGATTTTATATCCGGTACAAGTGCAGGTGCCGTTATTGCTGCTCTTTTTGCATGTGGCTATACGACATATCAGATGGAAGAATTAGCGAAAAAAATTAAAACAACCGATTTAATAGATCTAAGAATTACAGTTTCAGACTTATTTAAATATGGAATTCAATCTTTAGTGGGCAGTGATGCTCGATTTTGGTCTACAATCCCAAATGGCATTGTAAAAGGGGATAGGATTGAACGTTATTTCAATACATTATGGAATAGTAGAACCGTAAAAGAAACGAATATACCCTTATCTATAACTGCGGTAGATATTAATACAGCAGATACTGTATTTTTTACAACTCCTTTTAAAAAAAAATATCAGGTAATGAATACTCGGTATTATCATAATATAACGCTGACGGATGCGGTTAGATCAAGCATTTCAATACCAGGCGTTTTTTTCCCTAAGAGATATCAGGATATGTCTTTAGTAGACGGTGCCGTTAAAAATAATTTACCTACAGATATATTACACCACATGGGGGCAGATATTATTATCGCTGTTGATTTAGGATATAATGGTCATTTCGTGAATAACTTACGTTCTGTTGGTGAAATTGTGATGCAATGTATTGATATAATGAATCGAGAAGTAACTTTACTTAAAGCTGAAAAATATGCGAATATTATTATTAGACCAGAAGTTTTTGATGTCAATTATAAGGATATCAAACAAGCAATGGAAGCCATAATCCGGGGTGAAGAAGCAACGCGATGCAAAATTCCGGAAATTATAGAACAAATATATAATTATTCTATACAGTAG